The segment GCACGCCCGCCACCGGCTGCGCGCGTGGAACCGCCCGCGGTCGGCGCGGTGTTGGTGTGCGGCTGTGTCGCGCGCTGCGAACCGGCGGCGCTCGTGCGCTTGCGCGGCTGCGGTCGCTGGCGGGAGTCGTTCTTGCTGCTGTCGGATGCGTCCACTGTCTCGCGAGACCCTTCGTGGATGTTCAGGGTGAGGTGTCGAGCCCCACCGCCATACTGTACCGCAGGTCGGCGTTCGGGCACCTGCGGTCGTGCTAGTATGACCTGCAATCGACGGGCCAGACCACTTCGCGGGCGTGCCGATTCGGCAACGGGCGAGGGTGGGGAGGGAGCGTGAGCGTCCAGGTGCCAGACGCCGCCGGACAGCTGAAGACCATCGCAAGCGGGGCAGCCGACATCGTCCCGGTCGAGGCGCTCAAGACCAAGCTCGCGACCGGTCGCGCGCTCACCGTCAAGCTCGGCGTGGATCCAACCGCGCCGGACCTGCACCTTGGTCACGCGGTTCCACTGCGCAAGCTCCGCCAGTTCCAGGACCTCGGTCACACCGTGGTGCTCATCATCGGGGACTTCACCGCGCTCATCGGCGATCCGTCGGGGAGGAGCAGCACACGGCCGGCCCTGACGCCCGAGCAGATCGAGGAGAACGCTAAAACCTATATAGAGCAGGCGTTCAAGGTCCTGGATCCGGCTAAGACCACGATGCGGCGGAACTCCGAGTGGCTTGGCCCGCTCGGATTCGCTGATGTTCTCAAGCTGACGAGCCAGTTCACCGTGGCCCGCATCCTTGAGCGTGACGACTTCCAGAAGCGGTATCGCGAGGGTGTCGGCATCTCCCTTCACGAGCTGCTCTATCCCATGGCGCAGGCGTACGATTCCGTCGCCATCAAGGCCGATGTCGAGCTCGGCGGAACCGATCAGCTGTTCAACCTGCTCGCTGGCCGCGAACTCATGGAGAAGATGGGGCTTGAGCCACAGGTGTGCCTTACGCTGCCCTTGCTCGAGGGCACCGACGGCGTGCAGAAGATGAGCAAGAGCTACGGCAACTACATAGGACTCACTGATGAGCCGGCCGACATGTTCGGCAAAGTCATGTCGATACCCGACGAGTTGATGATCAAGTACTACCGCCTGTGCACCGCGCTTCCCGTGGACGAGATCGATGCGCTCGAGGCGTCGCTCGTCTCCGGTGACGCGCATCCGAATCTCGCCAAGCGGCGGCTTGCCCGGGAGATCGTGTCGCTCTATCACGGCGATGGGCCTGCGTCCTCGGCTGAAGAGGCATTCGATCGGGTCTTCAAGCACCGTGAGATGCCCGAGGAGATCGCCGAGGTCCGTGTCGAGCGTAGCGATCCCGTCTACCTGCCGGGTCTGATGAAGGCAGCGGGTCTCGCTGCCACGGCGTCGGAGGCGCGACGGCTGATCGACGGTGGCGGTGTCCGGATCGACGGCGAACCGATCCATCTGTCGGGGGGCTCGTACGACCTGCCGTGGAGCGCCGTGGAGGGCCGCGTGCTCCAGGCGGGGAAGCGGCGCTACGCGCGTATCGTGGTCTGATCGGGCCGGGTACGGGCTCGTGTTCGAGGTCACCATGGTGCGGCACCGTCGCGCGTCTCGACCGGCCGTCGAACGGATGTATTCCGTCGCGCCCGGAGTGCACGAGCGCGGGTATACACTCATTCGGCCGACGCTTGCGCGAATGCTTGCATCGGCGCCGGTCCGGTGGTACATTACCAAAGCTGCTTCTGCCGAGCGTTCGGAGACGGAGCGGGATTTGATAGCTCGGGGTATTGAGAGGGCGATCGGGTAGAAGTGCTGGAGCCAGCCATACTGGTCCGGCGCCCATCCGACGCCCCCGGCCGATAAGGCGGGGGCGTTTTGCATCCCTCGAAACGAGCTCGCAAAAGTCGTCGAAATCGGTAGACGAAAGCGATTGACAGCGGGAATCGGGACAAGTAACGTATCCCCTCGCTGCGCCTGAACCTTGAAAACCGGATACTGTGACAAGCCAGTAAGGATTCATTTCGAATCCACACAAAT is part of the Coriobacteriia bacterium genome and harbors:
- the tyrS gene encoding tyrosine--tRNA ligase; amino-acid sequence: MSVQVPDAAGQLKTIASGAADIVPVEALKTKLATGRALTVKLGVDPTAPDLHLGHAVPLRKLRQFQDLGHTVVLIIGDFTALIGDPSGRSSTRPALTPEQIEENAKTYIEQAFKVLDPAKTTMRRNSEWLGPLGFADVLKLTSQFTVARILERDDFQKRYREGVGISLHELLYPMAQAYDSVAIKADVELGGTDQLFNLLAGRELMEKMGLEPQVCLTLPLLEGTDGVQKMSKSYGNYIGLTDEPADMFGKVMSIPDELMIKYYRLCTALPVDEIDALEASLVSGDAHPNLAKRRLAREIVSLYHGDGPASSAEEAFDRVFKHREMPEEIAEVRVERSDPVYLPGLMKAAGLAATASEARRLIDGGGVRIDGEPIHLSGGSYDLPWSAVEGRVLQAGKRRYARIVV